GCGGCGGCTCGGCAACCACGGCGAGGCGCTCGAGGCTTGCCTCGAAAGGCTGGGCGTGGACGCCCTGGCGGGCCTCGTCGCGGTGGGGCACCGGGTGGTCCACGGCGGCGAGCGCTACACCGAGCCGACCCTGATCGACGACGAGGTCATCAGGGCGCTCGAGGAGCTGTCGGCCTTGGCGCCGCTCCACAACCCGGCCAATCTCGAGGCTATCCGCGCGGCGCGGAGGCTCTTGCCGGGGACGGCGCAGGTAGCCGTCTTCGACACCGCCTTTCACGCCACCCTGCCGCCCAGAGCCTTTCTCTACGGCCTGCCCAGGCGGCTCTACGAAGAGGAGGGCATCCGCCGCTACGGCTTTCACGGCACCTCGCACGACTTCGTCACCCGGGAGGCCGCCCGCGCCTTGGGCCGGCCCAGGGAAGCGCTCAGGCTGGTGTCCTTGCACCTCGGCAACGGTGCCAGCGCGGCGGCGGTGGCGCGGGGCCGGTCGGTGGACACCAGCATGGGCCTGACGCCGCTGGAGGGCCTGTTGATGGGCAGCCGCACGGGCGACTTGGACCCCGGCGTCCTGCTGCACCTTCTCAGGAACGGCCTGAGTACGAACGAGCTGGCTGCGCTTCTCAACCAGGAGTCGGGACTCAAGGGCCTCTCCGGGCTCTCGAACGACATGCGCGACCTGCGCGCGGCGGCGCGCGCGGGGCACCGGGCGGCGGGGCAGGCCATCGCGGTCTTCTGTTACCGCGTCCGCAAAACAATCGGCGCCTACGCCGCGGCGATGGGCGGCCTGGACGCGGTGGTCTTCACCGGCGGCATTGGCGAGAACGACGCCGCGACCCGCGCCGAGGCGGTAGCAGGGCTGGACTTTTTGGGCATCAGCCTCGACGAGGCGCGCAACCGGGCGCAGGCCCGCCTGATCAGCCTCGAAGCGAGCCGGGTGGCCGTCCTGGTGGTGCCGACCGACGAGGAAGGGATGATCGCGGCGGCCGCGCGGCGACTGCTGGGTGGTGCCAGCCGAGAAGGACGAGCGTGAGAGCATGACGAGCGTGAGAGCATGACAATCTTGGGCATCGACCTGGGCGGCACGAAGATCGCGGTGGCGGCGGTGGCGGCGGGGCGCATCCTCACGCGTCACCGCGTGGACACCCCGCGCACGGGCGGCGAGGCCGTCCTTGACGCCATGGCCAGGGCGGCGCGCGAGGTGCTGATGGCACACCCGGAGATTCGCGCCGTCGGGGTGGGCTCGCCGGGGCCCATCGACTTCGCGCGGGGCGTGGTCCTGTTCGCGCCCAACATTCCCGGCCTCGAGGAGGCGCCCCTGGTGGCGGGACTCCAGGAGAGGCTCAGTATGCCGGTAGCGCTCGAGAACGACGCCAACGCCGCGGGCTTGGCCGAGCACCTCTACGGCGCGGCCAAAGGAGCCGACACCAGCATCTTCGTGACCATGTCGACGGGCATCGGCGGCGGCATCTTCGTGAGCGACCGGGTCCTGCGCGGCAGGCATGGCCTCGCCGGCGAGATCGGCCACATGACCCTGCAACCGGGCGGCCCCTTATGCGGTTGCGGCTACCACGGCTGCTGGGAGTCGATCGCCTCGGGCCGGGC
Above is a genomic segment from Deinococcota bacterium containing:
- a CDS encoding ROK family protein; the encoded protein is MTILGIDLGGTKIAVAAVAAGRILTRHRVDTPRTGGEAVLDAMARAAREVLMAHPEIRAVGVGSPGPIDFARGVVLFAPNIPGLEEAPLVAGLQERLSMPVALENDANAAGLAEHLYGAAKGADTSIFVTMSTGIGGGIFVSDRVLRGRHGLAGEIGHMTLQPGGPLCGCGYHGCWESIASGRAIAREASFSYGQGMTTVEVFRRARAGEWRALKVVDNAAHYSGLALANLMKAFDPDLFVIGGGMSQVGPFYLDKIQAAADAYTLGFPQLSLRTAELGVDAGVIGAASVAGLILG
- a CDS encoding acetate kinase — translated: MSAPQPSVLVVNAGSSSLKVKLLPEGLSLMVERIGTAAAALEGAGRDAVTRRLGNHGEALEACLERLGVDALAGLVAVGHRVVHGGERYTEPTLIDDEVIRALEELSALAPLHNPANLEAIRAARRLLPGTAQVAVFDTAFHATLPPRAFLYGLPRRLYEEEGIRRYGFHGTSHDFVTREAARALGRPREALRLVSLHLGNGASAAAVARGRSVDTSMGLTPLEGLLMGSRTGDLDPGVLLHLLRNGLSTNELAALLNQESGLKGLSGLSNDMRDLRAAARAGHRAAGQAIAVFCYRVRKTIGAYAAAMGGLDAVVFTGGIGENDAATRAEAVAGLDFLGISLDEARNRAQARLISLEASRVAVLVVPTDEEGMIAAAARRLLGGASREGRA